The Pseudomonadota bacterium genomic sequence TGCACATCTTGTAGAGATGTCACTTCTTCATTCTTCGCATGCTCAATCATCGTGTTCACGCGTGCTTCAGCCTTTGCAAGCTCTTCACCACAACGCACTTGGCCGTCTGGTGTTGTTGCACAAGTAATTTCGTTACCGGCTTTTTCAACAGGATTTGTTGTCTTAAGAAGGTCAAAGACTGCCATATCTTGATATGGCACATGCGCGCCCGTTTCTCCTTCAACACGCTCTTTAAGAGGTGTCTTCGGAGCTGCTATAAGCCCTGGAGTGATATCTTCTGCCATGATGGCATCTTTATTGGCTGCCGCGTACCAAACCAATGCAACAAGCGAGACAACTGTCCCAATACCAATCATTGGCTTAAGCAGGCCACCGCCCATATCGTAAGATTTTTTCTTCTTTTTCATCTTCTTTTCCTTATTGCTCTTACCAAGCATAAATATCTAATTACAAAAGTCTAACACAAAATGCTTTCAACAGCTTACATCTTCTCAGGTGCACTCACGCCCATTAAACCAAGCGAGTCACGCAGAACTTCACGTGCGGTTTCAACAAGCTTTAAACGAGCCGTTGTCGCTGTAACATCTTTTTCATCTAAGAAACGTACACTGTCATACCAGCTGTGGAACTGAGATGCGAGATCATACGCGTAAGCCGCTAAACGGTGCGGTTCACCAGCACTTGCCGCCTTCTCTAGGTGTAGAGGATACATCATCAAGTGCTTCATCAAGGTCAGCTCTTTCTCATGTGTGAGCGTGTTTACATCTACTGATGCATGGAGCTCAATACCCATTTCTTGCCTTTGACGGAATACGCTGCACATACGTGTATGAGCGTACTGAACGTAGAACACAGGGTTCTCATTGTTCTTCTCAATAGCCTTACCAAGGTCAAAATCAAACTGAGTTTCTGGCTTACGGTTCATAAACCAAAAACGCGCAGCGTCAGGGCCAACATCATCCAAAATTTGGCGCAGCGTAATAAAGTTACCTGCACGTTTACTCATCTTCACAGGTTCACCGTTTTTCACAAAACGCACCATTTGCATCAACTTAATTTCAAGCGCTTTTTTGTTACCAGTCACAGCTGTGAGTGCACTTGTAAGGCGTTTCACCGCACCACCATGGTCCGCACCCCAAACATTAATCAGGCGTTCATGGCCGCGGTTGAGTTTATCTGTGTGGTAAGCAAGGTCAGCACCGAAGTATGTAAACTCACCGCGTGAGTTCTTCATTGGACGGTCACTATCGTCACCAAACTCAGAAGACTTAAACAGCGGAAGCTCCTCCGGCTCGTAGTCATCTACAATTTTACCTTTTGGTGGCGGTAGAATGCCATCAAACACAAGCCCCTTCTCGCGAAGTTCTTCCATAATTTTTTCAGGTAGGCCTGTTTGCTGCATTTTGTACTCGCTGTAAAACTCATCAAATGCTGCAATGTTTAGGTCTGTAAGATCCTTCTTAATCTCACTCATCATCGCATCTACGCAAAATGCGCGAATACCCAGAAGCACCGCCTCAAAATCTGTTTCCTTCGTCCACTTGTCGCCTTCAGCCGCTTTTAGCTTTTCAGCAATCTCAATCACGTAATCGCCAGGGTACGCATCATCAGGAATCTCTACATTCTCACCAAATAGCTCACGGTAACGCAGCCATACAGAGTTTACGAGGGTACGAATCTGGCGACCTGCATCATTAATCAGGTATTCACGCCACACATCAAAGCCTGTTCTATCTAAAATGCGAGAAAGCACATCCCCAAAGATTGTGCCACGCATGTGACCGGCATGAATTGGGCCTGTTGGGTTGGCACTACAGAACTCAACCATCACCTTTTGGCCTGCACCCATTTTTGAAGCACCAAAATCTTCAACGCCATCAATGATGACATCCATCTGACCAAAGATCGCTTCAGGTTTCAGCTTCATGTTAATAAAGCCCGGGCCGGCAATCTCTACAGATTCAACTTGGTCCCAAGCTTCCATTTTACCCTTAAGGTCAGAAGCAATATCACGTGGAGGCTTGCCCACAAGTCGTGTCAGAACCATTGCAGCATTGGTTGCAAAGTCACCATGAGAGGCATCTTTTGGCTGCTCAAGCGTTACATTAGATGCATCTATATCTGGGTAAAGGCCAGCAATATCATTTACCAGCTGGCTTTTTAACGTATGGTACAAAGAACTCACGTTTCTTCTGTCTTTCTGTTATAAAATTTTCTTAAATTTGAAGCATGTAGCTACCGTAGAGACGCGCATGCTCACGCACTGCACTACGGTCAGTCATCATACTGATATAATCAGCAACCGCAAGTGCTTTTGCAGCATCGCTATCATCATCTTTCAAGCGTGCCAAAACCTTAGGCGGTAGAAGCTTTTTATGGTTCATGTGCGCATCAAACAGATCCTTCACAATTTGGAATGCACGGAAGTTCTCTGCATTAATATGACGGTTACGGTAAACATTCGCGTACATGAAGGTTTTCATCTCTTTCATGTTCTCAGCCATTTTAGGGCTTACACCCACCACCATTTGTCCAGCATTACGCACATCATCAACAGTTTGAATCTTCGCTTTGGTAATGTTGTGCTGCGTTGTTTTGAGGAGATCTTGTACATGCAAGCTAATAGACTGCTTAATTGTCTCCTTAAACAAACGGCTTTCATCTGCACTTGGGTAACTGCTCTGTACACGGTCATACATACGTGCAAAGTATGGTAGGCCGTCCATAATTTGACGGAATGTCAGCATGCCTGTGTGCAAACCGTCATCAAGGTCATGGTGGTTGTAGGCAATATCATCAGCAATAGCAGCAAGTTGCCCTTCAAGTGAACAGTGCTTTGTCGGGTCCATATCACTCATCAATGGGTTTTCAGCTTCAACGCCTTCGAGAGGGCCATTGTGCTTAGAAATCCCTTCAAGAGATTCCCAAGTCAGGTTCAAGCCATCAAACGCGCAGTAGCGGTTTTCAAGCTTACGAACAATACGCATAGCTTGGATATTATGGTTAAAACCGCCAAGGCCTTCCATGCATTCATCAAGTGCCTCTTCCCCTGCATGGCCAAATGGTGGGTGACCAAGATCATGAGACAAGGCAATCATTTCACCAAGGTCTTCATCAAGGTGAAGCGTGCGGCAAGCTGTGCGAGCAATTTGTGCAACTTCTAGAGAGTGTGTCAGGCGTGTACGGATATGGTCTGTTACCGTCACGTTAAAGTAAACTTGTGTTTTATGTTGCAGACGGCGGAACGCTTCACTGTGGATCACACGGTCACGGTCTCTTTGATACGGTGTGCGATCTTGCGACTCTGGTTCGCTAAAATCACGCCCTTTAGAGTTCTTCCAAAGACATGCGTAAGGTGCTAAATCTCTATTGTCTGCTTTATGTTTTGCCATGCGTGCTCTTGCCTTGCTTATTAATTTTCACTACAGTGATTATTAAGTGGGACGAAATAAGTACTTTATCAACCCCTAAAATACGTTTTGCAGTATAACGTACATACTGTAACAAGGCAAAAAATGTTACTGCACTTAAAGCTCTTTCAGAGTTCGCTCAAACGTAGCGAAAATAATGGCTTTAAGGAACCGCAACGCAGTGCACTCCTATGTGCATGAGTAGCGGAAGCAGATAAAGGCATGATTTGCAGCAAGTATGAGTAGAATTATGGAAAAGCTTTATGGTAAAAATTGCATTTGATGAACCTACACCACCATCACAAGATGATGCCCCTTCTGTACGCATTAGCGACATGGCCGCAAGCCGTATTGAGAAGCTCCTTTCAGATGAGCCTGAAGGCACAGTTCTGCGCATCAACATTACTGGTGGCGGTTGCAGTGGCTACAGCTATAACTTCAAGCTAGACAGCAGCACGTCACCTGAGGATATCACCGTAGAAAACGGTCCTGCCAAAGTTGTAATTGATCCGAACAGCTTTAATTTTATTAAAGGCTCAACGATTGATTACATCGATACACTAGAAGCCAGCCAGTTCATTATTAAAAATCCAAATGCCAAAACCAGCTGCGGCTGCGGCACAAGCTTTAGTATTTAAACGTAGAAAAGCAGCCCGAAGGCTGCTTTCTTTTCGATTTAAATTACCAGTCACCACCATAGCCGCCGCTGTAAACTTTTGTTGCAACAGCAAAGCCAACAGGGTCATTCAGAATGCCGCCAGAGAGGTCAGGAACCGCAGAAGATGTCTTCTTGCAGGAACAGTCAGCCTGTCGAGGGGCTGGCCTTGCACTTCCCGCACCCATAAACATGCTCTCCAGTTCGCAGGCCTCCTCCTCAAAGGATTGGTCTGGCACAAAGCTCGGATTGCGGCGCATATACTCCTCCTGTTCCTGATCATTCATAATCCACCAAAGAACCTGAATATTAACACTCCCTCCAGAATATGAAGAAGACTGATAGAAATCATAACCATCTACCGTCTTCGCACGCCAGAAAATGCATCCTTCTAC encodes the following:
- the argS gene encoding arginine--tRNA ligase; this translates as MSSLYHTLKSQLVNDIAGLYPDIDASNVTLEQPKDASHGDFATNAAMVLTRLVGKPPRDIASDLKGKMEAWDQVESVEIAGPGFINMKLKPEAIFGQMDVIIDGVEDFGASKMGAGQKVMVEFCSANPTGPIHAGHMRGTIFGDVLSRILDRTGFDVWREYLINDAGRQIRTLVNSVWLRYRELFGENVEIPDDAYPGDYVIEIAEKLKAAEGDKWTKETDFEAVLLGIRAFCVDAMMSEIKKDLTDLNIAAFDEFYSEYKMQQTGLPEKIMEELREKGLVFDGILPPPKGKIVDDYEPEELPLFKSSEFGDDSDRPMKNSRGEFTYFGADLAYHTDKLNRGHERLINVWGADHGGAVKRLTSALTAVTGNKKALEIKLMQMVRFVKNGEPVKMSKRAGNFITLRQILDDVGPDAARFWFMNRKPETQFDFDLGKAIEKNNENPVFYVQYAHTRMCSVFRQRQEMGIELHASVDVNTLTHEKELTLMKHLMMYPLHLEKAASAGEPHRLAAYAYDLASQFHSWYDSVRFLDEKDVTATTARLKLVETAREVLRDSLGLMGVSAPEKM
- a CDS encoding deoxyguanosinetriphosphate triphosphohydrolase, which encodes MAKHKADNRDLAPYACLWKNSKGRDFSEPESQDRTPYQRDRDRVIHSEAFRRLQHKTQVYFNVTVTDHIRTRLTHSLEVAQIARTACRTLHLDEDLGEMIALSHDLGHPPFGHAGEEALDECMEGLGGFNHNIQAMRIVRKLENRYCAFDGLNLTWESLEGISKHNGPLEGVEAENPLMSDMDPTKHCSLEGQLAAIADDIAYNHHDLDDGLHTGMLTFRQIMDGLPYFARMYDRVQSSYPSADESRLFKETIKQSISLHVQDLLKTTQHNITKAKIQTVDDVRNAGQMVVGVSPKMAENMKEMKTFMYANVYRNRHINAENFRAFQIVKDLFDAHMNHKKLLPPKVLARLKDDDSDAAKALAVADYISMMTDRSAVREHARLYGSYMLQI
- the erpA gene encoding iron-sulfur cluster insertion protein ErpA, with translation MVKIAFDEPTPPSQDDAPSVRISDMAASRIEKLLSDEPEGTVLRINITGGGCSGYSYNFKLDSSTSPEDITVENGPAKVVIDPNSFNFIKGSTIDYIDTLEASQFIIKNPNAKTSCGCGTSFSI